A region from the uncultured Holophaga sp. genome encodes:
- the glgP gene encoding alpha-glucan family phosphorylase has protein sequence MENLKQKMQKLTQNLWWTWRPEVRAIFRDLDYDLYHEAHRNPLQVLKRVDTTLLERRAAEVDIQTRTDRALRQLNDYLNPVTTWGLVHAGTLNSRPVAYFCMEFGIHESIPIYSGGLGILAGDHLKGASNLGVPLVGVGLLYHEGYTTQQLDASYWQHDVVEPVDLDDLPVWPALTPEGKPARISVELPGRTVWAKVLEAHVGRVRLILLDSRDEENSAEDRTLTARLYGGDQKMRIQQELLLGVGGSRALRALGITASVYHLNEGHSAFAILERARHRVEQDGLDPHRALKESAAATVFTTHTPVEAGHDRFPADLAGLHVKPLADGLKISVEELLGFGRVNPSDLSSSFLPTVLALKLSRRANGVSALHGEISRQMWNHLYPGRSVDEVPIGHITNGVHVPTWMAQEIDQLLENHLGTTWMEAVARPDMWTKLEYMDSAEFWETKQVLKARTVRFIRERVAKVNARVGLPPIEPAPLDPEALTIGFARRFVTYKRPDLLFTDPERLDRLVNHPTRPVNLIFAGRSHPADGPGKAIIQRVGLFLEEPRFRNRIVFVENYNIHVGRNLYQGVDAWLNNPRRPLEACGTSGMKVIMNGGLHVSILDGWWAEAYDGENGFAIGNGEIHADQEIQDKRDAEALFNLLEKVIVPMYYDRDEKGVPRRWLQRVKRSMRTLAWRFSADRMVMDYVRNCYLPAATAASCQMPPP, from the coding sequence ATGGAAAACCTCAAGCAGAAGATGCAGAAGCTCACCCAGAACCTCTGGTGGACCTGGCGCCCCGAGGTGCGGGCCATCTTCCGGGATCTCGACTACGACCTCTACCACGAAGCGCACCGCAACCCTCTGCAGGTCCTCAAGCGGGTCGACACCACCCTGCTGGAACGTCGGGCCGCTGAGGTGGACATCCAGACACGCACGGACCGCGCCCTCCGCCAGCTCAACGACTACCTGAATCCGGTCACCACCTGGGGTCTGGTCCATGCCGGCACCCTCAACAGCCGCCCGGTGGCCTACTTCTGCATGGAGTTCGGCATCCACGAGTCCATCCCCATCTACTCCGGGGGCCTGGGCATCCTGGCGGGTGACCACCTCAAGGGAGCCTCCAACCTGGGCGTTCCCCTGGTGGGCGTGGGGCTGCTCTACCACGAGGGCTACACCACCCAGCAGCTGGACGCCAGTTACTGGCAGCATGATGTGGTCGAGCCCGTGGACCTGGATGACCTCCCCGTCTGGCCTGCCCTCACCCCAGAGGGTAAGCCAGCCCGGATCAGCGTGGAGCTGCCCGGTCGCACCGTCTGGGCCAAGGTGCTGGAGGCCCATGTGGGACGGGTGCGCCTGATCCTCCTGGACAGCCGGGATGAGGAGAACTCCGCCGAGGACCGCACCCTCACCGCCCGCCTCTATGGCGGCGACCAGAAGATGCGCATCCAGCAGGAGCTCCTCCTGGGGGTGGGCGGCAGCCGGGCCCTGCGGGCCCTCGGCATCACCGCCAGCGTCTACCACCTCAACGAAGGGCACAGCGCCTTCGCCATCCTGGAGCGGGCCCGCCACCGGGTCGAGCAGGATGGCCTGGATCCCCACCGGGCCCTGAAGGAAAGCGCCGCCGCCACGGTCTTCACCACCCACACCCCCGTGGAGGCAGGCCATGACCGCTTCCCCGCTGACCTGGCCGGGCTGCACGTGAAGCCCCTTGCCGATGGCCTCAAGATCAGCGTGGAAGAGCTCCTGGGCTTCGGCCGGGTCAACCCCAGCGACCTCTCCTCCTCCTTCCTGCCCACCGTGCTGGCCCTCAAGCTCAGCCGTCGGGCCAACGGTGTCAGCGCCCTCCATGGGGAGATCTCGCGGCAGATGTGGAACCACCTCTACCCTGGCCGCAGCGTCGATGAGGTCCCCATCGGCCACATCACCAACGGGGTCCACGTGCCCACCTGGATGGCCCAGGAGATCGACCAGCTCCTGGAGAACCACCTGGGCACCACCTGGATGGAGGCCGTCGCGCGCCCGGACATGTGGACCAAGCTGGAGTACATGGACAGTGCGGAGTTCTGGGAGACCAAGCAGGTCCTGAAGGCCCGGACGGTCCGCTTCATCCGCGAGCGGGTGGCCAAGGTCAACGCCCGGGTGGGGCTGCCCCCCATCGAGCCCGCCCCCCTGGATCCCGAGGCCCTCACCATCGGTTTCGCACGGCGCTTCGTGACCTACAAGCGCCCGGACCTGCTCTTCACCGACCCTGAACGCCTGGACCGCCTGGTCAACCACCCCACCCGCCCGGTGAACCTGATCTTCGCCGGACGCTCCCACCCAGCGGACGGTCCCGGCAAGGCCATCATCCAGCGGGTGGGCCTCTTCCTGGAGGAGCCGCGCTTCCGCAACCGCATCGTCTTCGTGGAGAACTACAACATCCACGTGGGCCGCAACCTCTACCAGGGTGTGGACGCCTGGCTCAACAACCCCCGGCGCCCCCTGGAGGCCTGCGGCACCAGCGGCATGAAGGTCATCATGAACGGCGGCCTGCATGTCTCCATCCTGGACGGCTGGTGGGCCGAGGCCTATGACGGCGAGAACGGCTTCGCCATCGGCAACGGCGAGATCCATGCGGATCAGGAGATCCAGGACAAGCGGGACGCTGAAGCCCTCTTCAACCTGCTGGAGAAGGTCATCGTCCCGATGTACTACGACCGCGACGAGAAGGGTGTGCCCCGGCGCTGGCTGCAGCGGGTCAAGCGCTCCATGCGCACGCTCGCCTGGCGCTTCAGCGCCGATCGCATGGTGATGGACTACGTCCGGAACTGCTATCTGCCCGCCGCCACAGCCGCCAGCTGCCAGATGCCACCGCCCTGA
- the htpG gene encoding molecular chaperone HtpG codes for MTQPAVEKHEFKSELRQVLHLITHSLYSHREVFLRELISNASDAIDKIRFNSLQNEALLAGDKDWKIKLTIDKEAGTLTVSDNGVGMDRDAIVDNLGTIAKSGTKAFLENLKQAEAASRPELIGQFGVGFYSAFMVADEVTVISRAAGQGEAVRWVSDGQGEYTLEFAERAGRGTDVILHIKEEEKDFLESWRLRQIVKQFSDFVEHPIVIDVERKGEGDAVTIEEETLNSRKALWLRSKGDVTQEEHNAFFQQISSHFEEPLKVIHYSGEGTVEFKALLYIPKTKSFELQYGDVKAGPRLYINRVQIMDHCEALLPSYLRFVTGVVDCADLPLNVSRELLQHNPLLEKIQRILVKQVLKALEELRSESYDDYLAFYDEMGNFLKEGVAKDWNNKEALADLLLFHSVKTEPGKRTTLAQYVEAMPEGQKEILYLAGEDRQALAGAPCLEVYRAKGWDVLLLTEPIDEFVFPGFPEYKGKPLAAADRSVPEQTEDEKAQLEQASEAFQSLFGTLVERLQAVKEVRLSSRLTESPACLVPDEGAMGASMERFLRKIGRSTDEPSKRILELNPGHPLVKTLQGFHQQDASDARVAELGQLLYEEALIAEGSRLEDPAAFIKRINALVGKGL; via the coding sequence ATGACCCAACCCGCCGTCGAGAAGCACGAGTTCAAGAGCGAGCTGCGCCAGGTGCTGCACCTGATCACCCACTCCCTGTACTCCCACCGTGAAGTCTTCCTCCGGGAGCTCATCAGCAACGCCTCCGACGCCATCGACAAGATCCGTTTCAACTCCCTCCAGAACGAGGCGCTGCTGGCTGGGGACAAGGACTGGAAGATCAAGCTCACCATCGACAAGGAGGCTGGCACCCTGACGGTCTCGGACAATGGTGTCGGCATGGACCGGGATGCCATCGTGGACAACCTGGGCACCATTGCCAAGTCGGGCACCAAGGCCTTCCTGGAGAACCTCAAGCAGGCCGAGGCCGCCTCCCGCCCCGAACTCATCGGGCAGTTCGGCGTGGGTTTCTATTCCGCCTTCATGGTGGCGGATGAGGTGACGGTCATCTCCCGGGCCGCCGGTCAGGGGGAGGCGGTGAGGTGGGTCTCCGATGGCCAGGGGGAGTACACCCTCGAATTCGCGGAGCGCGCCGGACGTGGCACCGATGTGATCCTGCACATCAAGGAGGAGGAGAAGGATTTCCTGGAGTCCTGGCGCCTCCGCCAGATCGTCAAGCAGTTCTCGGACTTTGTGGAGCATCCCATCGTCATCGATGTGGAGCGCAAGGGGGAAGGGGATGCGGTCACGATCGAGGAGGAAACCCTCAATTCCCGCAAGGCCCTCTGGCTGCGGAGCAAGGGCGATGTGACCCAGGAGGAGCACAACGCCTTCTTCCAGCAGATCTCCAGCCACTTCGAGGAGCCCCTGAAGGTCATCCACTACTCCGGGGAGGGGACCGTTGAGTTCAAGGCGCTCCTCTACATCCCCAAGACCAAGAGCTTCGAGCTCCAGTACGGCGATGTGAAGGCCGGTCCCCGCCTTTACATCAACCGCGTGCAGATCATGGACCATTGCGAGGCCCTGCTGCCTTCTTACCTGCGCTTCGTCACCGGCGTGGTGGACTGCGCCGACCTGCCCCTCAACGTCTCCCGGGAGCTGCTCCAGCACAACCCGCTGCTGGAGAAGATCCAGCGCATCCTGGTCAAGCAGGTGCTCAAGGCCCTGGAAGAGCTCCGCAGCGAGAGCTACGACGACTACCTGGCCTTCTATGACGAAATGGGCAACTTCCTGAAGGAGGGGGTGGCCAAGGACTGGAACAACAAGGAGGCCCTGGCGGACCTGTTGCTCTTCCACAGCGTCAAGACCGAACCCGGGAAGCGCACCACCCTGGCCCAGTACGTGGAGGCCATGCCCGAAGGACAGAAGGAGATCCTCTATCTGGCTGGTGAGGATCGTCAGGCCCTGGCCGGAGCCCCCTGCCTGGAGGTCTATCGCGCCAAGGGCTGGGATGTGCTCCTGCTCACCGAGCCCATCGACGAGTTCGTCTTCCCGGGTTTCCCCGAATACAAGGGCAAGCCCCTGGCGGCGGCGGACCGGAGTGTCCCCGAACAGACCGAGGATGAGAAGGCCCAGCTGGAGCAGGCCTCCGAGGCCTTCCAGTCCCTCTTCGGAACCTTGGTGGAGCGTCTCCAGGCGGTCAAGGAAGTGCGCCTCTCCAGCCGTCTGACCGAGAGTCCCGCCTGCCTGGTGCCCGACGAGGGCGCCATGGGGGCCAGTATGGAGCGCTTCCTCCGCAAGATCGGCCGCTCCACCGACGAGCCTTCCAAGCGGATTCTGGAGCTGAATCCCGGACATCCGCTGGTGAAGACCCTGCAGGGCTTCCACCAGCAGGACGCCTCCGATGCCCGAGTGGCCGAGCTGGGGCAGCTCCTCTACGAGGAGGCGCTCATTGCGGAGGGCTCCCGTCTTGAGGATCCTGCGGCCTTCATCAAACGGATCAACGCCCTGGTGGGCAAGGGGCTCTGA
- a CDS encoding FUSC family membrane protein encodes MFPRHIYSHYFTSGLTVATGVIGLGAIAYLLFGPAVAAGVSLGASCVSINDVPTPRRHKVALTLAAMILTTLAHLAIGLSRTGPLHEALGIMAISFVAAMLTLYGKRMLPLSFSMIFAMIMGMAGPAHPWSGGLHQALLFGAGALVYGIYTVVVAEILAFRTRQQALGEVLQSLAAYLRRQGDFYNPAISLEDCYQAIIAQKAAVADNLQVARDLVFRTLHTSKDGMLAATLMELLELFERMLSNQVDYALLRESFPDSDLLTFFRDVALKAGQDLENIGLTLMKGRLPRGKVSCKAELIAIDATLREAGMDPSGLEVALAARRRLGSVLAQVDVIRRAARTPIEPDRALKGAPVGPFLSRMRFAPRMVLGHISLRSQVLRYAIRLSLAMGCGFLVTRVLPYASHGYWVLLTVAVVMRSSYSQTRQRHWDRIAGNLLGCVFTAFLLWATPNPVVLAGAAFLSMVITQAFVAVNYRYSATAACVMGLLFIHFLAPSTGFVVLERLLDTIVGAALAWGFSFILPNWESSGLPGLCREVMEASRSYALETLGAAPELQPYRLARKRMIDAVSALCLSVGRMAGEPEHRRGSLAPLNEFLTAGFLLAAQLASVHGMLPGGGEGQASAAADRVVEGLAAGEPPVVQGDPPSDPLGARLELIVAAARRLGAAARHLECGISALES; translated from the coding sequence ATGTTCCCTCGGCATATCTACAGCCATTACTTCACCAGCGGGCTCACCGTCGCGACGGGTGTCATCGGATTGGGGGCGATAGCCTACCTCCTCTTCGGTCCGGCGGTGGCCGCGGGGGTCTCCCTGGGGGCCTCCTGTGTGAGCATCAACGATGTACCCACCCCCCGCCGGCACAAGGTGGCCCTCACCCTGGCCGCCATGATCCTCACCACCCTGGCCCACCTCGCCATCGGGCTCAGCCGGACAGGGCCTCTGCACGAGGCCCTGGGCATCATGGCCATCTCCTTCGTGGCGGCCATGCTTACGCTCTACGGCAAGCGCATGCTGCCCCTGAGCTTCTCCATGATCTTCGCCATGATCATGGGCATGGCGGGACCGGCTCACCCCTGGTCGGGGGGGCTGCACCAGGCGCTCCTCTTCGGGGCGGGCGCTCTGGTCTATGGCATCTATACAGTCGTGGTGGCGGAGATCCTGGCCTTCCGGACCCGGCAGCAGGCCTTGGGGGAGGTGCTGCAGAGCCTGGCTGCCTACCTCCGGCGCCAGGGGGATTTCTACAATCCGGCGATCTCTCTGGAGGACTGCTACCAGGCCATCATCGCCCAGAAGGCTGCGGTGGCGGACAACCTGCAGGTGGCCAGGGATCTCGTCTTCCGGACTCTGCACACCAGTAAGGACGGTATGCTGGCGGCCACCCTGATGGAGCTTCTGGAGCTCTTCGAGCGGATGCTCTCCAACCAGGTCGACTACGCCCTGCTCCGGGAGAGCTTCCCCGACTCCGACCTGCTCACCTTCTTCCGGGATGTGGCGCTCAAGGCGGGTCAGGATCTGGAGAACATCGGCCTGACCTTGATGAAGGGGCGCCTGCCCCGCGGCAAGGTGTCCTGCAAGGCCGAGCTGATCGCCATTGACGCCACGCTGCGGGAAGCTGGGATGGATCCCTCGGGTCTGGAGGTGGCCCTGGCGGCCCGGAGGCGCCTGGGGTCGGTGCTCGCCCAGGTGGATGTGATCCGCAGGGCCGCCCGGACCCCCATCGAGCCCGATCGGGCCCTCAAGGGGGCGCCCGTGGGGCCCTTCCTCAGCCGCATGCGCTTTGCCCCCCGGATGGTCCTGGGCCACATCTCCCTCCGCTCCCAGGTGCTCCGCTACGCCATCCGGCTCAGCCTCGCCATGGGCTGCGGCTTCCTGGTCACCCGCGTCCTTCCCTATGCCTCCCATGGCTATTGGGTGCTTCTGACGGTGGCCGTGGTGATGCGCTCCAGCTACAGTCAGACCCGGCAGCGGCACTGGGACAGGATCGCCGGGAATCTGCTGGGTTGTGTCTTCACCGCCTTCCTGCTCTGGGCCACGCCCAATCCGGTCGTGCTGGCCGGGGCGGCCTTCCTCTCCATGGTGATCACCCAGGCCTTTGTGGCCGTGAACTACCGGTATTCCGCCACGGCGGCCTGTGTGATGGGCCTCCTCTTCATCCACTTCCTGGCTCCATCCACGGGATTCGTCGTGCTTGAGCGGCTCCTGGATACCATTGTGGGGGCGGCTCTTGCCTGGGGCTTCAGCTTCATCCTGCCCAACTGGGAGTCCTCGGGGCTGCCGGGGCTCTGCCGGGAGGTCATGGAGGCCAGCAGGTCCTACGCCCTCGAGACCCTTGGGGCAGCCCCTGAGCTGCAGCCCTATCGGCTCGCCCGGAAGCGGATGATCGATGCCGTCTCTGCGCTCTGCCTCTCTGTCGGCCGGATGGCGGGGGAGCCGGAGCACCGCCGGGGTTCCCTGGCGCCCCTCAATGAGTTCCTCACGGCGGGTTTTCTTTTGGCGGCGCAGTTGGCCTCCGTCCACGGGATGCTCCCCGGAGGCGGTGAAGGCCAAGCGTCGGCTGCCGCGGACCGAGTGGTCGAAGGGCTGGCGGCAGGAGAGCCTCCCGTGGTGCAGGGGGATCCCCCTTCCGATCCCCTGGGGGCACGCCTGGAGCTGATCGTGGCGGCTGCCCGGCGGCTGGGGGCTGCAGCCCGGCACCTGGAGTGCGGCATTTCGGCCCTTGAGTCGTGA
- a CDS encoding 30S ribosomal protein S1, which produces MSKLNKILGLDSKQVGRIKVLDAALLEDQTSESQEFLEALQGETRALKEEEVVKGVVVEIRGKDVIVDIGYKGSGTVNIDEFNNPDGTVGVAIGDVVEVLVEHLEDVNGNVRLSRERAEKMKIWDEVEKAFRANLTVHGVVLEKVKGGLAVDIGIRAFLPGSQVDVKPVRNLDPYLGKSYDMKVIKVNRRRGNIVLSRKLYMETINASLKEETLAGLEEGKLVEGTVKNITEYGAFIDLGGVDGLLHITDMSWGRLNHPSEMFQVGDKVEVAILKYDKDTERVSLGYKQKFADPWLTVEERFPMNAGVKGKVVSITDYGAFVELEPGVEGLVHVSEMSWTKKVKSAKGMVNLGDMVEAVILQVDVESRRISLGMKQVTPNPWMEVAEKYNIGQIVTGTVRNITEFGAFVELEEGIDGLIHVSDFSWTKKIKHPGEVVKKGDSVTAKVLNLDPLNQRMSLGVKQMEPNVWEQFFDGHRVGDVVTGKIARLTDFGAFVDLGDGIEGLVHVSELSRKRVEEIQKEFSTGQELTMKIVKLDPTEHRIGLSVKQYEADLERGEMDEARAKMEPFKKATLADAFAQAEREK; this is translated from the coding sequence ATGTCCAAACTAAACAAGATCCTGGGCCTGGACAGCAAGCAGGTGGGCCGCATCAAGGTGCTGGACGCTGCGCTTCTGGAGGACCAGACTTCCGAGTCCCAGGAATTCCTGGAAGCCCTTCAGGGCGAGACTCGCGCCCTCAAGGAAGAGGAAGTCGTCAAGGGCGTGGTGGTCGAGATCCGCGGCAAGGATGTCATCGTTGACATCGGCTACAAGGGCTCGGGCACGGTCAACATCGACGAGTTCAACAACCCTGACGGCACCGTCGGCGTGGCCATCGGCGACGTCGTCGAAGTGCTCGTGGAGCACCTGGAGGACGTCAACGGCAACGTGCGTCTCTCCCGCGAGCGCGCCGAGAAGATGAAGATCTGGGACGAGGTGGAGAAGGCCTTCCGCGCCAACCTCACGGTCCACGGCGTGGTGCTCGAGAAGGTCAAGGGCGGTCTGGCTGTCGACATCGGCATCCGCGCCTTCCTGCCCGGCAGCCAGGTGGACGTCAAGCCCGTCCGCAACCTGGACCCCTACCTCGGCAAGTCCTATGACATGAAGGTCATCAAGGTCAACCGCCGCCGCGGCAACATCGTCCTCTCCCGCAAGCTCTACATGGAGACCATCAACGCCTCCCTGAAGGAAGAGACCCTGGCGGGCCTCGAGGAAGGCAAGCTGGTCGAGGGCACGGTCAAGAACATCACCGAGTACGGCGCCTTCATCGATCTGGGCGGCGTGGACGGCCTGCTGCACATCACCGACATGTCCTGGGGCCGCCTGAACCACCCCAGCGAGATGTTCCAGGTGGGCGACAAGGTCGAGGTGGCCATCCTCAAGTACGACAAGGACACCGAGCGTGTCTCCCTGGGCTACAAGCAGAAGTTCGCCGATCCCTGGCTGACCGTCGAGGAGCGCTTCCCCATGAACGCCGGCGTCAAGGGCAAGGTCGTCTCCATCACGGACTACGGTGCGTTTGTGGAGCTCGAGCCCGGCGTCGAGGGCCTGGTGCATGTCTCCGAGATGTCCTGGACCAAGAAGGTCAAGTCCGCCAAGGGCATGGTCAACCTGGGTGACATGGTCGAAGCCGTCATCCTCCAGGTCGATGTCGAGAGCCGCCGCATCAGCCTCGGCATGAAGCAGGTCACCCCCAACCCCTGGATGGAAGTGGCCGAGAAGTACAACATCGGCCAGATCGTGACCGGCACCGTTCGCAACATCACCGAGTTCGGCGCCTTCGTTGAGCTCGAGGAGGGCATCGACGGCCTGATCCACGTCTCCGACTTCAGCTGGACCAAGAAGATCAAGCACCCCGGCGAAGTGGTCAAGAAGGGTGACTCCGTCACCGCCAAGGTCCTCAACCTGGATCCCCTGAACCAGCGCATGAGCCTCGGCGTCAAGCAGATGGAGCCCAATGTCTGGGAGCAGTTCTTCGATGGCCACCGCGTGGGTGATGTCGTCACCGGCAAGATCGCCCGCCTGACTGACTTCGGCGCCTTCGTCGACCTCGGCGATGGCATCGAGGGCCTGGTGCATGTCTCCGAGCTCTCCCGCAAGCGCGTCGAGGAGATCCAGAAGGAGTTCTCCACCGGCCAGGAGCTGACGATGAAGATCGTCAAGCTCGACCCCACCGAGCACCGCATCGGCCTCTCTGTGAAGCAGTACGAGGCGGACCTGGAGCGTGGCGAGATGGACGAGGCCCGCGCCAAGATGGAGCCCTTCAAGAAGGCGACCCTGGCTGACGCCTTCGCCCAGGCTGAGCGCGAAAAGTAG
- a CDS encoding diguanylate cyclase — translation MQTPDPEAPASAPSVSSALALPHPQEELLACEELAQRTQDSGFRWMRFPQPLEQRFEGDSTRARVGRFRFYGVVAIILINLFGLGDLTMVPDVATTAILLRLTFLTPVITVISVLLARPWFSRNREWLAAFQILVTALTLNLVVVASHHPNALHYHIGVMVVSIFGVILVRQRFWFAMGTSALISLIYTLGLYQMPGLPPEVRSNAITVLVATVIICLIASYQIEHDLRRGYLQALLQRIKAIRLRDSHDALAQLSKSDPLTGLANRRQLLEHLELAWNIALRTASPISLLFMDVDHFKEYNDHWGHQAGDVCLAAVAELLSASAHRSADLCARYGGEEFVLLLPYTTIEGALPLAQRIRRLIESSAIPHGHSPVSAVVTISCGVACLTPTPDRTSADLIDLADRALYQAKRNGRNRVHAAI, via the coding sequence ATGCAGACCCCCGATCCCGAGGCCCCCGCCTCGGCCCCCAGTGTGTCGTCAGCGCTTGCCCTCCCCCATCCGCAGGAGGAGCTCCTCGCCTGCGAGGAGTTGGCCCAGAGGACCCAGGACTCCGGATTCCGCTGGATGCGCTTCCCCCAGCCCCTTGAGCAGCGCTTCGAGGGCGACTCCACCCGCGCACGGGTCGGACGCTTCCGCTTCTACGGAGTCGTGGCCATCATCCTCATCAACCTCTTCGGGTTGGGGGACCTGACCATGGTCCCGGATGTCGCGACCACCGCCATCCTGCTGCGGCTCACCTTCCTGACCCCGGTCATCACAGTCATCTCCGTCCTTCTCGCACGTCCCTGGTTCAGCCGGAACCGCGAGTGGCTGGCCGCTTTCCAGATCCTGGTCACAGCCCTCACCCTCAATCTGGTGGTGGTGGCCAGCCATCACCCCAACGCCCTGCACTACCACATCGGCGTCATGGTGGTGAGCATCTTCGGGGTCATCCTGGTGCGCCAGCGCTTCTGGTTCGCCATGGGGACCAGTGCTCTGATCTCCCTGATCTACACCCTCGGCCTCTACCAGATGCCCGGACTGCCCCCGGAGGTCAGGAGCAATGCCATCACCGTCCTGGTCGCCACAGTCATCATCTGCCTGATCGCCAGTTACCAGATCGAGCATGACCTGAGGAGGGGCTACCTGCAGGCCCTTTTGCAGCGCATCAAGGCCATCCGCCTCCGGGACTCCCATGACGCCCTTGCTCAGCTCTCCAAATCCGATCCCCTGACCGGCCTGGCCAACCGACGCCAGCTCCTGGAACACCTCGAGCTGGCCTGGAACATCGCCCTCCGGACAGCCAGCCCCATCTCGCTCCTGTTCATGGATGTGGACCACTTCAAGGAATACAACGACCACTGGGGCCACCAGGCCGGCGACGTATGCCTGGCAGCCGTGGCGGAGCTGCTCAGCGCTTCCGCGCACAGGTCCGCAGATCTGTGCGCCCGCTATGGCGGAGAGGAGTTCGTGCTCCTCCTCCCCTACACGACCATCGAGGGAGCCCTGCCCCTGGCGCAGCGGATCCGCAGACTCATCGAGTCCTCGGCGATCCCCCACGGGCACTCCCCGGTCTCAGCCGTGGTCACGATCAGCTGTGGCGTGGCCTGCCTCACCCCCACCCCTGACCGGACCTCGGCCGATCTCATCGATCTTGCAGATCGGGCCCTCTACCAGGCCAAACGTAACGGCCGGAACCGGGTACACGCAGCGATCTGA
- the fbaA gene encoding class II fructose-bisphosphate aldolase: MPVVDHSTYCRMLDRARKEKFAFPAFNVTSTETANAVLLGLKTAKSDGIIQVSTGGAEFLSGMGVKDMAKGAIALADYVRYMADFYDINVALHTDHCHPKHLEGFVLPLIEETERRRAAGRPNVFNAHMFDGSELSMPENIKRSKELLERCAKSDLILEVETGVVGGEEDGHDTSGVGKEKLYTTPEDMVDVHRALAPIGRYMLAATFGNVHGVYKPGNVVLKPKILKEGQEAIAKAAAGEQALLVFHGGSGSSLGEIHETLDYGVIKMNIDTDTQYAFTRAIADHMFKNYDGVLKVDGEVGNKKAYDPRPYMKKAEQSMADRVVRACHDLRCAGTSLGKEA, translated from the coding sequence ATGCCTGTTGTCGACCATTCCACCTACTGCCGGATGCTGGACCGTGCCCGGAAGGAGAAGTTTGCCTTCCCCGCCTTCAACGTCACCTCGACGGAGACGGCCAACGCCGTGCTCCTGGGCCTGAAGACCGCCAAGTCCGACGGCATCATCCAGGTCTCCACGGGCGGGGCGGAGTTCCTGTCCGGGATGGGCGTGAAGGACATGGCCAAGGGCGCCATCGCCCTGGCGGACTACGTGCGCTACATGGCCGACTTCTATGACATCAACGTGGCCCTGCACACCGACCACTGCCATCCCAAGCACCTGGAGGGCTTCGTCCTGCCCCTCATCGAGGAGACGGAGCGCCGCCGGGCCGCCGGGCGTCCCAACGTGTTCAATGCCCACATGTTCGATGGCTCCGAGCTCTCCATGCCCGAGAACATCAAGCGATCCAAGGAACTGCTGGAGCGTTGCGCCAAGAGCGACCTCATCCTAGAGGTCGAGACCGGCGTGGTGGGCGGCGAGGAGGATGGCCACGACACCAGCGGTGTGGGCAAGGAGAAGCTCTACACCACCCCCGAGGACATGGTGGATGTCCACCGGGCCCTGGCGCCCATCGGTCGCTACATGCTGGCCGCCACCTTCGGCAATGTCCACGGCGTCTACAAGCCTGGCAACGTGGTCCTGAAGCCCAAGATCCTCAAGGAGGGCCAGGAGGCCATTGCCAAGGCTGCGGCCGGCGAGCAGGCCCTGCTGGTATTCCATGGCGGTTCGGGTTCCAGCCTCGGGGAGATCCACGAGACCCTCGATTACGGCGTCATCAAGATGAACATCGACACCGACACCCAGTACGCCTTCACCCGTGCCATCGCCGACCACATGTTCAAGAACTACGATGGCGTCCTGAAGGTCGATGGCGAGGTGGGCAACAAGAAGGCCTACGACCCCCGCCCCTACATGAAGAAGGCCGAGCAGAGCATGGCTGACCGGGTGGTCCGGGCCTGCCACGACCTCCGCTGCGCTGGGACGAGTCTGGGCAAGGAGGCCTGA